In Edaphobacter aggregans, the sequence GATCTCGGCGAAAAAGACGCCCGCACCCAGCGCTATCCACGATTCGCCGGCGAAGCCTTCGACAAAAACCAAGTCCTCGTCAACCGCGTAAAAGCAATCGCAGACCGCCGAGGCGTCAAACCCGGACAACTAGCCCTCGCCTGGGTACTAGCCAAGGGCGAAGACCTGATCCCGATCCCCGGAACCAAACGACGAAAATATCTCGAAGAAAACGCAGCCGCAGCGGACATCAAACTAAGCCCAGCCGAAGTCGCCGAACTAGAAGCCGCCGTCCCACAAGACGAGATCGCAGGCGAGCGCTACGCGCCAGCCAACTTACAAGCCATCGACCGCTAGGCGGTATCGACCCTAATCGTCGCCAACTCCGAGCCTGCGTCTGCGGTCAGGATCCATGCTGATGTCATTCGAAGACGCCTTGCTCGCAGGTATGTTGTCGGGTTGTGGAGCTCTGTATCTTGTCGATTCCTGCCGCCCTGAAAGAGCCACGACTGCGAGTGGGACCAGGAGCACCGCAAGTCCCATCATCACAAAGATGAGCATAGGTCCTCCTACGGGGCCTCACATAAAACATCAATGTCCATATTCTTTAGATGCGTTTCCGCATAGGCGGGTGACTGCTATGGAGTGAGCTAATCTCTGCCAAATTCTATTCAGACTCCAACAATTTCCCCCACACTGTTTCCGGAGTTCGGAAGAACGGGCCAATTTCGAGCGATAACGTTCAAAACAAGCGAGGCCCAGCTCGAAGTGAGAGTATGATCGTTGACCTGATGAAGACTGCAACCGCAAAGTCGGGTGCAAACATTCCCTTTTTGAAGCACTTGCCGATGCTTCAAGGACTTCTGCCGTTGACCAGCAGCCAACTTGGGCCGGATATCATTGCAGGGATCACACTTGCGGCACTCGGCATTCCTGAGGTAATGGGCTACACCAAGATCATTGGCACTCCGATTGTCACTGGACTCTATACGCTCTTTTTACCGGTGCTCGCATTTGCCGTGTTGGGTTCTTCTCGTCACCTTGTGGTCAGCGCAGATTCTGCAACGGCCGCCATGGTTGCCGCAAGCCTTGTCGCTCTCTCGTTTACAGCGAATACTCCGCGGTACATCGAACTAACAAGTTTGATTGCGCTGGTGACAGCCGGAATCCTTATGCTGGCCAGAATCCTGCGGCTAGGCTTTTTAGCCGATTTCCTTTCTCGTACCGTACTTGTCGGCTTTCTAACAGGGGTTGGCGTGCAAGTGGCTGGTGGAGAACTGCAGGACATGCTCGGAATGGAAAAGCAGGGACACGGCTTCCTGGGTCAACTCTTCCACACGTTTTCGCACCTCGGAGATACGCATCTGCCGAGCCTTTTCATTGCGCTGGCAGCGTTAGCCATCATCATTGGGTGTGAATTCCTCGCACCGAGATTTCCCGGAGGACTCCTTGCTGTCATCGGGATGACGGCGCTGAGTGGGTTCTTCCACTGGGGCATGCGAGGTATTCATGTGGTGGGAGACGTGCCCAGCGGGCTACCGCATATCGGCCTTCCTCATATGACGGTGCGCGATGTGGTCATGGTCGCGCCGATTTCATTCTCGTGCTTTATCGTCATTCTTGCTCAAAGCGCAGCAACATCCCGCGCCTACGCTTTGCGCTATCGCGAGACATTCAATCAGAACGAGGACTTGGTCGGACTATCGCTCGCAAACGCTCTCGCAGGCTGCAGCGGTACCTTCGTCGTGAACGGCAGCCCGACCAAGACCGCCATGGTAGACACGGCTGGCGGGCGCAGCCAATGGTCGCACGTTACTACCGCTGTCGTCGTAGTGATCGTTTTGTTGTTTCTCACCCGGCCATTGAGCTTTCTTCCCAACGCCGTTCTGGCCGCGATCGTATTTCTCATCGGCGTGAAGCTGATCGACTACCGAGGCTTGGCTGCAATTCGCCGCGCTGCTCTTGGCGAGTACATTTTGGCTCTGATCACGGCAGCTACTGTGGTCTTCTTCGGGGTCGAACAAGGCATTCTTTTGGCTGTGATTCTCTCGCTACTCATGCACGTTCGTCACAGTTATCGACCCCACGTTGGCGTCCTTGTGCACGATGATGCAGACCACTGGCGAATTGAGGAACCAATTCCGGGCACGCTGACAGAACCGGGAATGGTGATGTTTTGGTTCGGAGCGGGCCTTTTTTACGCCAACGCACCCTTTTTTGCAGAGCAGGTCCGCAAACTCATCGAGCGGCCTCCCTCACCGATACGTTGGCTGGTGATCGATGCCAGGGCGGTCACTGAGCTGGACTACTCAGGGGGACGCACGGTGGCAGAACTGCATCAAGACTTGTCAAAAGCAGGTATCGTTCTTGCAATAATCGTCGTTCAGGCACAACAAAAGGAGAACCTCGAGCGCACGGGAATGCTTGACCTGCTTGGCGCTGACCGGATCTTTGAATCCCGTTACGACTGCATCCAGGCTTACCGATCCGAGATGTCGAAATCGGCATAGAGGCAACGCTCAACTGGACTTCGCGACTATCACATAGTTGGCAATCGGAGACCGTGACCACGCTGCGATAAACTCCATCCATGTCTCGCGGTTATTTCATCACCTTCGAAGGTCTCGACGGCTCCGGCAAAACCACCCAACTCCGACGCCTCGCCGCCTCCCTTGAGGCCGAAGGCCACAAAGTCGTCACCCTCCGCCAGCCCGGCGGCACTGCCCTCGGAGACCGCATCCGCTCCATCCTCCTCGACTCAAAATCCGAAGCCACCCTCGGCCCAATCGCCCCCGCCGCCGAGATGGCCCTCATGTTCGCCGACCGCGCCCAATCCATCGCCGAAATCATCCTTCCCGCCCTCGAAGCCGGCAGCATCGTCCTCTGCGACCGTTACACCGACTCCTCCGAGGCCTACCAGGGCGGCGGCCGCCAGCTAGGCAGCGAGCGCATCCTCGCCATGCACCGAGCCGCCTGCGACAACCTCCAGCCCGACCTCACCCTCCTCCTCCTCCCATCCCTCGAAGCCTCCCTCCACCGAGCCCGCCGCCGAAACCAGCGCCATATCCATCAAAAAGGCGCCGACGAGAACCGCTTCGAGCGCGAGTCAGACGACTTCTACCGTCGCATCTACGAAAAATACGAAGAGATCGCCGCCCGCGAGCCCCACCGCGTCATCCCCATCCGCGACGAAGCTTCCATCGACGAGATCCAGGCCCGCATTCACGAAATCGCCGCCGCCCGGATCCCCGCCCCCGTCGCCACACCATGAACTCCCCGCTCCCCATGCAGGAAGCCTCCCCTCCGCAACCCGCGCAGGAGTCCCCAAACGAATACCGCCTCCCGCCCGGCCTCAAGCGCAGCCTTCCCTTCTATGCCCATAAACCCTGGGTCAAACTAGGCTGCCCCATCCTCCTCTTCGAACACCTCCTCCGCACCTACGGCAACATCGCCCACTACCGCTTCATGGGCACACCCATCGTCTTCATCAACGACCCCGACTACATCCGCGAAATCTTCGTCACCCAGGCCTCCTCCTTCGTCAAAGAGCGCACGGTCCGCCGCATGAAGATCCTCCTCGGTGAAGGCCTCATCACCTCCGACGATCCCATCCACATCCGCCAGCGCCGCATCGTCGCACCCGCCTTCCATCGCCAGCGCATCGCCGCCTACGGAGACCAGATCGTCACCAGCGCCGCTGCCCATCGCGACCAATGGCAGCCCAATCAAACCATCGACATCAGCGCCGCCATGATGTCCCTCTCGCTCGAGATCGTCGCCCGCACCCTCTTCGACACCGAAGTCACCGACGACATCCGCCGCATCAACGACGAGGTCAACACCATCATGGACCTCTACAACTTCCTCGTCGCCTTCCCCCGCATGGAGTCCGCCCTCCGCCTCCCCATCCCCGGCATCATAAAATTCCGCCGATCCAAAGCCCGCCTCGACGCCGTAGTCAACCGCCTCATCGCCGAACACAAAGCCGCCAGCGTAGACAAAGGCGACCTCCTCTCCATGCTTATCTCTAGCCGAGACGAACAAGCCGACGCCACCGGCCAGCACACCGGCATGTCCGACGAGCAAGTCCGCGACGAAGTCCTCACCATCTTCCTAGCTGGCTACGAAACCGTAGCCAACGCCCTCACCTGGACTTGGTACCTCCTAAGCCAAAACTCCGAAGTCGAAGCCAAACTCCACGCCGAACTCGACGCAGTCCTAGGCACCCGCCTCCCCACCCTCGCTGACTACCCCAACCTTCGCTATACCGAACAAGTCTTCGCCGAATCCATGCGCCTCTACCCACCCGCCTGGGCGATGGGACGCATGTCGACCAAACCCGTCACCCTGGGCCCGTACCGCATCCCCGCCGGAGCCCACTTCTTCTTCAGCCAGTACGTCATGAGCCGCACCCCCGAGTACTTCCACGACCCACTCCGCTTCGACCCCAACCGCTTCACCCCCGAAAACAAAGCCGCGCGACCAAAATTCACCTACTTCCCTT encodes:
- a CDS encoding SulP family inorganic anion transporter — encoded protein: MLQGLLPLTSSQLGPDIIAGITLAALGIPEVMGYTKIIGTPIVTGLYTLFLPVLAFAVLGSSRHLVVSADSATAAMVAASLVALSFTANTPRYIELTSLIALVTAGILMLARILRLGFLADFLSRTVLVGFLTGVGVQVAGGELQDMLGMEKQGHGFLGQLFHTFSHLGDTHLPSLFIALAALAIIIGCEFLAPRFPGGLLAVIGMTALSGFFHWGMRGIHVVGDVPSGLPHIGLPHMTVRDVVMVAPISFSCFIVILAQSAATSRAYALRYRETFNQNEDLVGLSLANALAGCSGTFVVNGSPTKTAMVDTAGGRSQWSHVTTAVVVVIVLLFLTRPLSFLPNAVLAAIVFLIGVKLIDYRGLAAIRRAALGEYILALITAATVVFFGVEQGILLAVILSLLMHVRHSYRPHVGVLVHDDADHWRIEEPIPGTLTEPGMVMFWFGAGLFYANAPFFAEQVRKLIERPPSPIRWLVIDARAVTELDYSGGRTVAELHQDLSKAGIVLAIIVVQAQQKENLERTGMLDLLGADRIFESRYDCIQAYRSEMSKSA
- the tmk gene encoding dTMP kinase; protein product: MSRGYFITFEGLDGSGKTTQLRRLAASLEAEGHKVVTLRQPGGTALGDRIRSILLDSKSEATLGPIAPAAEMALMFADRAQSIAEIILPALEAGSIVLCDRYTDSSEAYQGGGRQLGSERILAMHRAACDNLQPDLTLLLLPSLEASLHRARRRNQRHIHQKGADENRFERESDDFYRRIYEKYEEIAAREPHRVIPIRDEASIDEIQARIHEIAAARIPAPVATP
- a CDS encoding cytochrome P450 — translated: MNSPLPMQEASPPQPAQESPNEYRLPPGLKRSLPFYAHKPWVKLGCPILLFEHLLRTYGNIAHYRFMGTPIVFINDPDYIREIFVTQASSFVKERTVRRMKILLGEGLITSDDPIHIRQRRIVAPAFHRQRIAAYGDQIVTSAAAHRDQWQPNQTIDISAAMMSLSLEIVARTLFDTEVTDDIRRINDEVNTIMDLYNFLVAFPRMESALRLPIPGIIKFRRSKARLDAVVNRLIAEHKAASVDKGDLLSMLISSRDEQADATGQHTGMSDEQVRDEVLTIFLAGYETVANALTWTWYLLSQNSEVEAKLHAELDAVLGTRLPTLADYPNLRYTEQVFAESMRLYPPAWAMGRMSTKPVTLGPYRIPAGAHFFFSQYVMSRTPEYFHDPLRFDPNRFTPENKAARPKFTYFPFGGGSRQCIGESFAWMEGVLSIATIAQRWRMTYASDTPPIPQAKITLRPRGPLLMKLTPR